In Chitinophaga nivalis, a single genomic region encodes these proteins:
- the add gene encoding adenosine deaminase produces MDYKTQPKVELHLHLDCSLSYEVVKRIDPSVTWEAYQDSFIAPARCTDLADYITRAVKGFELMQTKEQLQLVTADLFRQLKADHVVYAEIRFAPLQHTRQGLTPAEVVAAVNEATAAGICDYGVEARIILCTLRHYSAAQSMETVQLVEAFKGTYVVGFDIAADEAGFPVDNHVAAFAYAAQHHIPCTAHAGEACGAGSIRETLDKFRPRRIGHGVRCIEDPALLLWLKTHGIHLEVCPTSNIQTAVFDNMAQHAADRIFKAGISMSINTDARTISDTTLTAEYRLLEQTFQWNRHHFKQCNLAAIDHAFAPDTVKAAIRRQIEAAY; encoded by the coding sequence ATGGACTACAAAACACAACCGAAAGTTGAATTACACCTGCACCTGGACTGCTCACTCAGTTATGAAGTAGTGAAGCGTATAGACCCATCTGTCACCTGGGAAGCCTACCAGGATTCCTTTATAGCACCCGCCAGATGCACGGACCTGGCGGATTATATTACACGGGCCGTGAAAGGATTTGAGCTGATGCAAACCAAAGAGCAGCTGCAACTGGTCACCGCGGATTTATTCCGGCAGCTGAAAGCCGATCATGTCGTGTATGCGGAAATCAGGTTTGCCCCCTTACAACATACCCGGCAGGGCTTAACGCCGGCAGAAGTGGTGGCCGCTGTAAATGAAGCCACTGCGGCAGGAATCTGTGACTACGGCGTGGAAGCACGCATTATTTTATGTACCCTCCGGCATTATTCCGCCGCCCAGAGTATGGAAACGGTGCAGCTGGTAGAGGCATTTAAAGGCACCTATGTGGTGGGATTTGATATTGCTGCTGATGAAGCCGGCTTTCCGGTAGATAATCATGTGGCAGCATTTGCCTATGCTGCGCAGCATCATATTCCCTGTACCGCCCATGCAGGCGAAGCCTGTGGCGCCGGCAGTATCCGGGAAACGCTGGATAAATTCCGGCCGCGCCGCATCGGACATGGAGTAAGGTGTATAGAAGATCCTGCCCTGTTGTTGTGGCTGAAAACGCACGGCATTCATTTGGAAGTATGTCCTACCAGCAATATTCAGACGGCTGTTTTTGATAACATGGCCCAACATGCGGCAGACCGGATTTTTAAGGCCGGCATATCCATGAGTATCAACACCGATGCACGTACGATCTCAGATACCACGCTGACGGCGGAATATCGTTTGCTGGAGCAAACCTTTCAATGGAACCGGCATCACTTTAAACAATGTAACCTGGCTGCGATTGATCACGCCTTTGCACCAGATACTGTAAAAGCAGCCATCCGCCGGCAAATAGAAGCGGCTTATTAG
- a CDS encoding Crp/Fnr family transcriptional regulator produces MLRTNDAFLTFTEALYQQQASKENIVRKNFPAGSLLFRQGTSSTKVLIIASGITKCFISEENDKDFIVEFLGKGEIAGEIEAIRSIKCLCNITALTTVTAYVIPIPFFKELLAKHPPFQQLLLEELAERIINTSTRAATQQLYTVEYGLTRLLAFQEKQQLAVSKEDMAAYLGIAVRSLNRVLKGMNRPE; encoded by the coding sequence ATGTTACGTACCAACGACGCATTTTTAACATTCACCGAAGCGCTTTACCAGCAGCAGGCAAGCAAGGAAAACATCGTACGCAAAAACTTCCCGGCAGGCAGTCTGTTATTCCGGCAGGGAACAAGCAGCACTAAAGTACTGATCATCGCATCCGGTATCACCAAATGTTTTATCAGTGAAGAAAACGATAAAGATTTTATCGTTGAATTTTTGGGGAAAGGAGAAATAGCCGGGGAAATTGAAGCCATCCGGTCTATTAAATGCCTGTGTAACATTACCGCTTTAACAACCGTAACCGCCTATGTTATTCCCATTCCGTTTTTTAAGGAGCTCCTGGCCAAACATCCGCCTTTCCAGCAATTACTCCTGGAAGAACTGGCCGAACGTATTATCAACACCAGTACCCGGGCAGCTACCCAGCAACTGTATACAGTAGAATATGGTCTTACGCGGTTACTGGCTTTTCAGGAGAAACAACAACTGGCCGTTTCCAAGGAAGATATGGCCGCTTATCTGGGTATTGCCGTACGTAGCCTGAACAGGGTGTTAAAAGGGATGAATCGTCCGGAATAA
- a CDS encoding MFS transporter, with protein MSQTTLPVFRSWVPEWLIRLTILLVLLPPLGMFALYFSNATETAGYYGMEPADVQYSVIIMYAALVAFLPMDDRLVRYLRPRYYFLISVGLNTLTFILCAHSRNIPLFFVCRFVQGVACASFCSICLHLIFSRLASTRARVIGYTVFYGTLQVSIPACAVFCSWLLYYFDFNVLFYVLLLLEIPGSILLLVIMNEVRFKKKFPLYQTDWVSFVFYALLLCMSGYVFVYGQQLNWLHSTLIRQLCLVIVVATVLFIIRQQYLKRPFINLQVFRFADFRNGLLLLMAYYIFKGTTGFVYAHLQGILGVDPVHLMPVYIVNIAGIVAGMLIASRLLLQGTVTRYILTGGFLCLLFFHVQLYFLFAQTGEINHFLLPMLIQGLGTGILFVPIVLFTVAAVPAHLAMNVSFVGISARFMGFCSGIAIANYFQLFNRSMHFNRFRTGITVIDPAVAARAADVQQQVLISGQELQAAKTAAAGSVNRVLAEQVALRASMDYYSMMCVGLIVVLLVLTIRPHAKEVLVKYGKRFIPY; from the coding sequence ATGAGTCAGACTACTTTACCTGTTTTCAGGAGCTGGGTGCCTGAATGGCTGATCCGACTAACCATACTCCTGGTCTTGTTGCCACCGCTCGGGATGTTTGCCCTGTATTTCAGCAATGCTACGGAAACGGCCGGTTATTATGGAATGGAACCAGCTGATGTGCAATACTCCGTTATTATAATGTATGCTGCCCTGGTAGCCTTTTTACCTATGGACGACCGCCTGGTACGTTACCTGCGGCCCCGGTATTATTTTCTGATCAGCGTAGGATTGAATACCCTCACTTTTATTTTATGTGCCCATAGCAGAAATATACCCTTGTTTTTTGTATGTCGGTTTGTGCAGGGCGTGGCGTGTGCATCGTTCTGCAGTATTTGTCTGCACCTGATTTTCTCCCGCCTGGCATCTACCCGGGCCCGCGTCATCGGCTATACGGTTTTTTATGGCACCCTGCAGGTATCTATTCCTGCGTGTGCCGTGTTTTGCAGCTGGCTGTTGTACTATTTTGATTTTAACGTCCTGTTTTATGTGTTGCTACTGCTGGAAATACCCGGTTCCATATTACTGTTGGTGATCATGAATGAGGTGCGGTTTAAAAAGAAATTTCCGCTGTATCAGACAGACTGGGTCAGCTTTGTATTTTATGCCCTGTTGTTATGTATGAGTGGTTATGTGTTTGTGTACGGACAGCAGCTGAACTGGCTGCATAGTACCCTGATCCGGCAACTATGTCTGGTTATTGTGGTGGCTACGGTGTTGTTTATTATCCGGCAACAGTATTTGAAACGGCCGTTTATTAACCTGCAGGTTTTTCGCTTTGCAGATTTCAGGAACGGACTGTTACTGCTGATGGCGTATTATATTTTCAAGGGTACTACCGGTTTTGTATATGCACACCTGCAAGGGATATTGGGCGTAGACCCGGTGCACCTGATGCCGGTGTATATCGTCAATATAGCGGGCATTGTGGCGGGAATGCTGATCGCATCGCGGCTACTGCTGCAGGGAACAGTTACCCGGTATATACTGACAGGCGGTTTTTTGTGTTTGTTGTTTTTTCATGTGCAGCTCTATTTCCTGTTTGCTCAAACCGGCGAAATCAATCACTTTTTATTACCGATGCTGATACAAGGGCTGGGAACCGGCATACTGTTCGTACCGATTGTGTTGTTTACGGTGGCGGCAGTGCCGGCGCACCTGGCCATGAATGTATCTTTTGTGGGAATCAGCGCCCGTTTTATGGGCTTCTGTTCCGGCATTGCCATCGCCAACTATTTTCAGCTGTTCAACAGAAGTATGCACTTCAACCGGTTCCGGACTGGTATTACGGTGATCGACCCGGCAGTAGCCGCAAGGGCTGCCGATGTACAGCAACAGGTACTGATCAGCGGGCAGGAGCTGCAGGCAGCCAAAACAGCTGCCGCCGGCAGTGTGAACCGGGTACTGGCAGAGCAGGTGGCTTTGCGGGCATCTATGGATTATTACAGCATGATGTGTGTGGGATTGATAGTAGTGCTGCTGGTGCTCACAATCCGGCCGCATGCGAAAGAAGTATTGGTGAAATACGGAAAACGGTTTATACCGTATTGA
- a CDS encoding HlyD family secretion protein, whose protein sequence is MNNKNLNKTDKVILGTTRGVAIAALCGLALWGGKVIWDMLRYEQTNDAQVEAYVNPVNVKVGGYIKKIYFQENQLVNPGDTLLLIENNEYDLSLHASRAALEHARAQLAILGANEATLLNNAAVSQSQIDAAKAKLVRQQQEYTRYQNLLKEESTTQQQFDNVKAALDIAEAEYQSVLHTHKTSLSKVNDVKVQRAAVDADIKRQEYLLERNALDMGYTVVTAPYKGRIGRKNIQEGQLVQAGQTMTFIINEAAGKWIIANFRETQVSGFAPGQKAIIQVDAFPDMHFNGEIESISPATGSRFSLVPPDNSTGNFVKIIQRVPVKIRLTDGYDKLAVLLAGMNANVSINK, encoded by the coding sequence ATGAATAATAAAAATTTAAACAAGACAGATAAAGTGATTTTGGGTACTACCCGTGGTGTTGCGATTGCAGCGTTGTGCGGACTGGCACTATGGGGCGGAAAAGTAATATGGGATATGCTGCGTTATGAACAAACCAATGATGCACAGGTAGAGGCGTATGTAAACCCGGTAAACGTAAAAGTAGGTGGGTATATCAAGAAAATATACTTCCAGGAAAACCAGCTGGTGAATCCGGGAGATACGCTGCTGCTGATTGAGAATAATGAATATGATCTCTCCCTGCATGCTTCCCGCGCGGCGCTGGAACATGCCCGTGCGCAGCTGGCTATTCTGGGCGCCAATGAAGCAACGTTGCTGAATAACGCCGCGGTCAGTCAGTCGCAAATCGATGCCGCCAAAGCAAAACTGGTCCGGCAGCAACAGGAATACACCCGTTACCAGAACCTGTTGAAAGAGGAATCTACTACCCAGCAACAGTTTGATAATGTAAAAGCTGCCCTGGATATTGCTGAGGCAGAATACCAGTCAGTCCTCCATACGCATAAAACATCCCTCTCGAAAGTGAATGATGTGAAAGTACAGCGGGCAGCTGTAGATGCAGATATCAAACGGCAGGAATACCTGCTCGAACGGAATGCACTGGATATGGGCTATACCGTGGTGACAGCGCCCTACAAAGGCCGGATCGGCAGAAAGAATATACAGGAAGGACAACTGGTGCAGGCCGGACAAACCATGACTTTCATCATTAACGAAGCTGCCGGCAAATGGATCATTGCCAACTTCCGGGAAACGCAGGTAAGTGGCTTTGCCCCCGGACAAAAAGCGATCATACAGGTGGATGCCTTTCCTGACATGCATTTCAACGGAGAAATTGAATCCATTTCTCCTGCTACGGGCTCCCGCTTTTCTCTGGTACCACCGGATAATTCCACCGGTAATTTTGTAAAAATCATACAGCGCGTACCGGTAAAAATCCGTCTTACCGACGGATATGATAAGCTGGCTGTTTTACTGGCGGGTATGAACGCCAATGTTTCTATCAATAAATGA
- a CDS encoding TolC family protein, whose amino-acid sequence MKYKVLMACSVMLCYLSVSVCAQEQSSPDSRYTLEQVMQEAGKYAKVLQEKSLGVQEQEVRIKDAINKRLPVVNVNGMYARVSNIPLYTKGIFAAPQQQPVIHQGYALEGQASLNLYSGGTVKRDIAIRKLELEGAREQEQLTLTEVKLRCAVYFYELLRNEQFKQLIEQEIVYDKKLLKEISSLYKNGTVLKSDVLRAEIKVSGRELLLSEVKNNRIIASQQLNILMGRPDSAALFVDAQQLDMPVLDTRLYEDYLSAAWQYSFEMKLAANAIDVAALHKKQVKAAILPHVSLFANYGYNYPQIRSYPYADAMYGMGQTGVKVSMPVSNLYLNKHQVKAAGIAYDKQRLQQAQQADVIKQEVMAAYLHYKEALEKIGVAKQHIVQATESLRILRNSYFNQQSLLTDMLDSETALLQSKFDLTSAYVNAHIEFYKLLKVSGKI is encoded by the coding sequence ATGAAGTATAAGGTATTAATGGCATGCTCCGTCATGTTGTGTTACCTGTCAGTGTCTGTATGTGCGCAGGAGCAGTCCTCGCCGGACAGCCGGTATACACTGGAGCAGGTGATGCAGGAAGCCGGGAAGTATGCGAAAGTGTTACAGGAAAAATCATTGGGGGTACAGGAACAGGAAGTACGGATAAAAGATGCCATCAACAAACGATTGCCGGTAGTAAATGTCAACGGGATGTATGCCCGCGTATCCAATATACCGCTCTATACAAAAGGAATTTTTGCGGCCCCGCAGCAGCAGCCGGTGATTCACCAGGGGTACGCATTGGAAGGACAAGCATCGCTCAACCTGTATAGCGGTGGTACCGTAAAGCGCGACATCGCCATCCGGAAACTGGAGCTGGAAGGCGCCAGGGAACAGGAACAACTGACCCTCACGGAGGTAAAGCTGCGATGTGCGGTATACTTCTATGAACTGTTGCGCAATGAACAGTTTAAGCAACTGATAGAACAGGAAATTGTATATGACAAAAAGCTGCTGAAAGAGATATCCAGTTTGTATAAAAACGGAACGGTACTGAAAAGTGATGTATTGCGGGCAGAAATCAAGGTGTCCGGCCGGGAGCTATTGTTGTCGGAAGTAAAGAACAACCGGATCATTGCCAGCCAGCAGCTCAATATCCTGATGGGGCGTCCGGACAGTGCTGCATTGTTTGTGGATGCGCAGCAGCTGGACATGCCGGTGTTGGATACCCGCCTATATGAAGACTATCTGTCGGCTGCCTGGCAGTACTCTTTTGAAATGAAGTTGGCGGCCAATGCCATCGATGTGGCGGCGCTGCATAAAAAACAGGTGAAAGCGGCGATATTACCGCATGTCAGCCTTTTTGCCAACTACGGTTACAACTATCCGCAAATCCGGTCTTATCCCTATGCAGATGCCATGTATGGCATGGGACAAACAGGCGTAAAGGTGAGTATGCCGGTTTCCAATCTGTACCTGAATAAACACCAGGTAAAAGCTGCGGGGATCGCCTATGATAAACAACGCCTGCAACAAGCACAACAGGCAGATGTGATCAAACAGGAAGTAATGGCGGCTTATCTGCATTATAAAGAAGCCCTGGAAAAAATAGGCGTGGCCAAACAACATATTGTGCAGGCAACAGAGAGCCTGCGGATTTTGCGGAACAGTTACTTTAATCAGCAATCCCTGCTGACGGATATGCTGGACAGTGAAACGGCGTTGCTGCAGTCAAAATTTGATCTCACCTCCGCCTATGTGAATGCGCATATCGAATTCTATAAATTATTAAAAGTTTCCGGAAAGATTTAA
- a CDS encoding helix-turn-helix domain-containing protein yields the protein MDLLAKLEAAIDASPSSIYIMKGQLEHMFPEHQHIKDQLLLVSGGMAYLKTNNKEYFIPSGHYVWIPKGVMHNVKFNSAELTIHNIYFVDEPTHYQPFYKTFGIFPVSRLLHEMMVFAGKWQGPFDPGSWEFEFLLTLKHLLPNDACKRFKLELPTTADERLLAIIAYMDQHLHEQLTLPKTARHFGFSVRNLTRLFQEQLHISFLQYLKMLRVIKAMTLLQDPHLPISEIAYLVGYSSLAAFSNTFLQLLNMRPSDFRQLK from the coding sequence ATGGATTTGTTAGCAAAACTGGAAGCCGCAATAGATGCCAGCCCTTCCAGTATATATATCATGAAAGGCCAGCTGGAACATATGTTCCCGGAGCATCAGCATATTAAAGATCAGTTGCTGCTGGTATCGGGCGGGATGGCCTATCTGAAAACAAACAACAAGGAATACTTTATCCCCTCCGGGCATTATGTATGGATTCCCAAAGGCGTCATGCATAATGTAAAATTCAACTCGGCTGAACTGACGATACACAATATTTATTTTGTAGATGAACCCACGCATTATCAGCCCTTTTATAAAACCTTCGGCATCTTTCCTGTCAGCAGACTACTACATGAAATGATGGTATTTGCCGGCAAGTGGCAGGGCCCCTTTGATCCGGGCAGCTGGGAATTTGAGTTCCTGCTTACCTTAAAGCACCTGCTACCCAATGATGCCTGCAAACGTTTCAAACTGGAGTTACCAACGACAGCAGATGAAAGGCTCCTCGCCATTATTGCCTATATGGACCAACACCTCCACGAACAACTCACGTTGCCTAAAACCGCCCGGCACTTCGGTTTCAGCGTCAGGAACCTTACCCGGCTATTCCAGGAACAGCTGCATATTTCTTTTCTCCAATACCTGAAAATGCTGCGGGTGATCAAAGCCATGACGCTTTTACAAGACCCGCATCTCCCCATCAGCGAAATCGCCTACCTGGTAGGTTACTCCAGCTTAGCCGCTTTCAGCAACACTTTTCTGCAACTGCTCAATATGCGGCCCAGTGATTTCAGACAGCTTAAGTAA
- a CDS encoding YwqG family protein codes for MTAPQQALQQLITAYKLDHLTGYLLEKSRPAILLSYDTPEDYQTPGNNRMAGYPDLPPAFEWPLTQEGIPMTFIAQLALPLVAATDPLQLLPPEGYLYFFIGHDETAFNIEHRVIWIPGQPALQPTRPPQPTILEEEGEQSFTGYKLRINAALMPPNYNYGDYNLLSDDDFDMLSDLQGALRPDAGQMWGYPEGQHADHALEAAMYLVVKKRYDYFPEKARAALLLHFGQDAALAEQEVNNMLLLLEVDSSEETGFQWWDCGCIHFFIRREDLLQRNFSNTYLSLYSS; via the coding sequence ATGACTGCTCCGCAACAGGCCTTACAACAATTGATCACTGCTTATAAACTGGACCATCTCACCGGTTATCTCCTGGAAAAATCACGCCCCGCTATACTGTTGTCCTATGATACCCCGGAAGATTACCAGACGCCCGGCAACAACAGGATGGCTGGCTACCCTGATCTGCCACCGGCATTTGAATGGCCGCTCACGCAGGAAGGTATTCCCATGACCTTCATTGCACAACTGGCCCTCCCGCTGGTAGCAGCAACCGATCCGTTGCAACTACTCCCTCCGGAAGGATATCTTTATTTCTTTATCGGTCATGATGAAACCGCCTTCAATATTGAACACCGCGTCATCTGGATACCAGGTCAGCCCGCGTTACAACCTACCCGGCCCCCTCAGCCCACCATACTGGAAGAAGAGGGCGAACAATCCTTTACCGGGTATAAACTCCGGATCAACGCCGCGCTGATGCCACCTAATTACAATTACGGCGACTACAACCTGTTATCAGACGACGACTTCGATATGTTGTCTGACCTGCAGGGCGCACTACGCCCCGATGCCGGCCAGATGTGGGGTTATCCGGAAGGACAACATGCCGATCATGCACTGGAAGCGGCCATGTACCTGGTAGTGAAGAAACGGTATGACTATTTCCCGGAAAAAGCGCGCGCCGCATTGCTCCTGCATTTCGGTCAGGATGCGGCCCTGGCAGAACAGGAAGTAAATAATATGCTGTTATTACTGGAGGTAGACAGCAGTGAGGAAACCGGCTTTCAATGGTGGGACTGCGGCTGTATTCATTTTTTCATCCGGAGAGAAGACCTGCTGCAACGTAATTTCAGCAACACCTACCTCTCGCTGTACAGTTCCTGA
- a CDS encoding helix-turn-helix transcriptional regulator encodes MNKDTLVFNACDQQRDEAHLSLLRYCTKTPAPRAKIMLQQNLFSFLLAGEKTVHYAGTQVTIKPHQFVLLAAGNCLMSEKTVAGNTDYRSILFFFDNILLADFFNRHAALLQSASKQVAGHPFLLFEKDDFLVNFTASLDCMLSGGKPVHHDLQKVKLEELLLYIAIQYPGQIQQISHLRTEANDDLIIRQAVTSHINSNITVEELAFLCNMSLSSFKRRFARIYGNSPNRWLLEKRMEGAAKMLRQDNRKASEIYYELGYENLSSFIQSFKQIYGITPKQYQLSN; translated from the coding sequence ATGAACAAGGATACTTTAGTTTTTAACGCCTGCGACCAACAACGGGATGAAGCACACCTTTCCCTGCTTCGTTACTGTACCAAAACACCCGCGCCCAGAGCCAAAATAATGCTGCAACAAAACCTGTTCAGCTTTTTGCTCGCCGGCGAAAAAACGGTGCATTATGCCGGTACACAGGTCACCATAAAACCGCACCAGTTTGTGCTGTTAGCCGCCGGCAATTGCCTCATGAGTGAAAAAACCGTGGCCGGCAACACCGATTACCGTAGTATTCTTTTTTTCTTCGACAATATACTGTTAGCTGATTTTTTCAACCGGCATGCGGCACTGTTGCAAAGCGCAAGCAAACAAGTCGCCGGGCACCCCTTCCTGTTATTTGAAAAAGACGACTTCCTCGTTAACTTCACCGCGTCGCTTGACTGCATGCTTAGCGGAGGTAAACCGGTACATCACGACCTACAAAAAGTAAAACTGGAAGAACTGCTTTTATATATTGCCATACAATATCCCGGACAGATACAGCAGATCAGCCACCTGCGTACGGAAGCCAACGATGACCTCATCATTCGCCAGGCAGTAACCTCTCATATCAACAGCAATATCACAGTGGAAGAGTTGGCGTTCTTATGTAACATGAGTTTATCTTCCTTTAAACGCAGGTTCGCCCGTATTTATGGGAATAGTCCCAACAGGTGGCTATTGGAAAAAAGAATGGAAGGTGCGGCTAAAATGTTGCGCCAGGATAACCGCAAGGCCAGCGAAATCTATTATGAACTGGGTTATGAGAACCTGTCCAGTTTCATTCAATCCTTTAAACAGATTTATGGCATCACCCCTAAACAGTATCAATTATCAAATTGA
- a CDS encoding YbhB/YbcL family Raf kinase inhibitor-like protein, whose protein sequence is MATAISNTSDSHQTFTLKSNTMGGQLPNQQYANGMGFNGENQSPQLYWEHAPEETQGFAVTMYDLDAPTGSGFWHWVVFNIPSHVHELVAGSGDPGKDLLPEGAIQSHTDAGTPGYIGAAPNAGPAHRYLITVHALSKTLALDKNATPAFVGFNLHFATLAKASLVVYAQQS, encoded by the coding sequence ATGGCAACAGCAATCAGCAACACATCAGACAGTCATCAAACCTTTACATTAAAAAGCAACACAATGGGCGGCCAGCTGCCCAACCAGCAATACGCCAACGGCATGGGGTTTAATGGCGAAAACCAATCACCCCAGCTATATTGGGAACATGCCCCAGAGGAAACACAGGGCTTTGCCGTTACCATGTATGACCTGGACGCGCCCACCGGCAGTGGCTTCTGGCACTGGGTTGTTTTCAATATTCCGTCACACGTTCACGAGCTGGTTGCCGGATCGGGCGATCCGGGTAAAGATCTGCTGCCGGAAGGCGCCATACAAAGCCATACAGATGCCGGCACTCCCGGTTATATTGGCGCGGCTCCCAATGCCGGACCTGCACACCGTTATCTGATCACGGTACATGCCCTCAGCAAAACCCTTGCATTGGACAAAAATGCTACCCCCGCTTTCGTTGGTTTTAACCTGCACTTTGCCACATTGGCTAAGGCATCACTGGTGGTTTATGCTCAGCAGTCATAA